One window of Tenacibaculum maritimum NCIMB 2154 genomic DNA carries:
- a CDS encoding cold-shock protein: MNKGTVKFFNESKGFGFITEEGTNKEHFVHVSGLVDEVRENDAVEFDLQEGKKGLNAVNVRVL, translated from the coding sequence ATGAATAAAGGTACAGTAAAATTCTTCAATGAATCAAAAGGATTCGGATTTATAACAGAAGAAGGAACAAACAAAGAACATTTTGTACACGTGTCAGGTTTAGTAGATGAGGTTCGTGAGAACGATGCAGTTGAATTTGATTTACAAGAAGGAAAAAAAGGATTAAACGCGGTAAACGTAAGAGTATTATAA
- the mtaB gene encoding tRNA (N(6)-L-threonylcarbamoyladenosine(37)-C(2))-methylthiotransferase MtaB: protein MNTDKKVAFYTLGCKLNFSETSTIARNFVNEGFERVAFEEKADVYVINTCSVTDNADKRFKSIVKSALQKNDDAFVIGVGCYAQLKPEELAAVDGVDLVLGATEKFNVTSYINDLTKNDIGEVHSCEIEEADFYVGSYSIGDRTRAFLKVQDGCDYKCTYCTIPLARGISRSDTLSNVLKNAKEISTKGIKEIVLTGVNIGDYGKGEFGNKKHEHTFLELVKELDKIDGIHRLRISSIEPNLLKDETIDFVSKSTAFVPHFHIPLQSGSDTLLKKMKRRYLRKVYTNRVHKIKEVMSDACIGVDVIVGFPGETDELFLETYNYLSEMDISYLHVFTYSERPNTEAIEMEGVVPKKVRAKRSKMLRGLSVKKRRAFYESQLGNTLTVLFESENKEGYIHGFTENYVKVKTPWNPALINTLHTVTLTKIDEDGIVRFNFVKNTAIA, encoded by the coding sequence ATGAATACAGATAAAAAAGTAGCTTTTTACACATTAGGTTGCAAGTTAAACTTCTCAGAAACCTCTACCATTGCAAGAAACTTTGTAAATGAAGGATTTGAGCGTGTTGCGTTTGAAGAAAAAGCTGATGTATATGTAATTAATACCTGCTCAGTAACGGACAATGCTGATAAACGATTTAAATCTATTGTAAAGTCAGCTTTACAAAAGAATGATGATGCTTTTGTAATTGGAGTAGGTTGCTATGCGCAATTAAAACCAGAAGAATTAGCGGCTGTTGACGGTGTTGACTTGGTATTAGGAGCTACTGAAAAATTTAATGTCACAAGTTATATCAATGATTTAACCAAAAATGATATTGGTGAGGTACATTCTTGTGAAATTGAAGAAGCTGATTTTTATGTAGGTTCTTATTCTATTGGCGATAGAACTCGTGCTTTTTTAAAAGTGCAAGATGGATGTGATTATAAATGCACTTATTGTACCATACCATTAGCCCGCGGCATTTCTAGAAGTGATACATTGAGCAATGTATTGAAAAATGCCAAAGAAATTTCTACCAAAGGAATTAAAGAAATTGTTTTAACAGGAGTTAATATTGGTGATTACGGTAAAGGGGAATTTGGAAATAAAAAACATGAGCATACATTTTTAGAGCTTGTAAAAGAACTTGATAAAATTGATGGCATCCACCGATTACGCATTTCATCCATAGAACCGAACTTATTAAAAGATGAAACTATTGATTTTGTTTCCAAATCAACTGCTTTTGTTCCTCACTTCCATATCCCTTTACAGTCTGGAAGCGATACTTTATTAAAAAAAATGAAACGTCGTTATTTACGTAAAGTATATACAAATAGGGTTCATAAAATCAAAGAAGTAATGTCTGATGCTTGTATTGGTGTAGATGTTATTGTTGGCTTTCCTGGTGAAACAGATGAGCTATTCTTAGAAACTTATAACTACTTAAGTGAAATGGATATTTCTTATTTACATGTTTTCACATACTCTGAAAGACCTAATACAGAAGCTATTGAAATGGAAGGGGTTGTTCCTAAAAAGGTTAGAGCAAAACGCAGTAAAATGCTACGAGGTCTTTCGGTAAAAAAGAGAAGAGCTTTTTATGAAAGTCAACTAGGTAATACTTTAACTGTGCTATTTGAAAGCGAAAACAAAGAAGGATATATCCATGGTTTTACAGAAAATTATGTAAAAGTAAAAACGCCTTGGAATCCTGCGCTTATAAATACATTGCATACGGTAACCTTAACTAAAATTGATGAAGACGGTATTGTTCGCTTTAATTTTGTAAAAAACACGGCAATTGCTTAA
- a CDS encoding DUF6438 domain-containing protein: MKHITFLTLLIISFSCVSSKKTTTEERNMNNNITTTKIIRGELIAVVKNPKKMDEAKQLITNSGLIWDSLLSDQEDLAIVLIKVPVEKHDFWITRLIQSNTFLSVESNAPMLAKNIIEKAKNTLISLQKLPCYGKCPTYNLTIYNDGKAVYNGLENVAIKGEKTFQLTTKQLKELTKKITQKPFTSYQDSYDNPRIADLSTTLISHGGKQIQVRLWNEVPDDLVAIYEYLEMIALDKKMYE; this comes from the coding sequence ATGAAACACATTACTTTTTTAACCCTTCTTATCATTTCTTTCAGTTGTGTTTCCTCTAAGAAAACTACAACAGAAGAGCGTAATATGAATAATAATATCACTACAACAAAAATTATCAGAGGTGAGCTCATTGCCGTTGTAAAAAATCCTAAGAAAATGGATGAAGCCAAACAATTAATTACCAATAGTGGTTTAATTTGGGATTCACTTCTTTCTGATCAAGAAGATTTAGCAATTGTGTTGATTAAAGTACCAGTAGAAAAACATGACTTTTGGATAACGCGCTTGATACAGTCAAATACTTTTTTAAGTGTTGAATCCAATGCTCCAATGCTCGCTAAAAATATTATCGAAAAAGCTAAAAACACGCTAATCAGCCTTCAAAAGTTACCTTGCTATGGAAAATGCCCTACTTACAACCTAACTATTTATAACGATGGAAAAGCGGTTTATAATGGTCTTGAAAATGTAGCTATAAAAGGAGAGAAAACATTTCAATTAACAACAAAACAGCTTAAAGAACTTACTAAGAAAATTACTCAAAAACCGTTTACTAGTTACCAAGATAGTTATGACAATCCTCGTATTGCTGATTTATCAACTACCCTTATTTCACATGGAGGAAAACAAATTCAAGTTCGTTTATGGAACGAGGTTCCTGATGATTTAGTAGCTATTTATGAATATTTAGAAATGATCGCATTAGATAAAAAAATGTATGAATAA
- a CDS encoding YwbE family protein: MSDGKYRKNIKIGKEVQIVQKQHQRTGELTRGVVGKILTKSPSHPHGIKVQLESGIVGRVIRTV; encoded by the coding sequence ATGAGTGACGGAAAATATAGAAAAAATATAAAAATAGGAAAAGAGGTTCAAATAGTTCAAAAGCAGCATCAAAGAACAGGGGAGCTCACGAGGGGAGTTGTGGGTAAAATTTTAACAAAATCACCCAGTCATCCACATGGTATAAAGGTACAGTTAGAATCAGGTATAGTAGGCCGAGTTATACGGACTGTATAA
- a CDS encoding lytic transglycosylase domain-containing protein: protein MSKTLARLLSLVSFLAIAFLFTNAMGISNIQLIKNVSDKYEIRAVKIPTYLELASERVPIERANIKERIDRELLVNTYWQSNGLLMIKRSYKYFPIIEPLLAKYGLPDDFKYLCVAESGLQNNRSPAGAAGFWHFLKQTGREYGLEVNKNVDERYHLEKATKVAAAYLKRAKEKFGSWTLAAAAYNAGSGRISQRLKEQKVNDYYDLLLNDETSRYVFRILALKEILTNPEKYGFVYDQEDLYRPTKTYTVKIDTAITDIASFANKFGVTYKQLKLVNPWLRETKLNNKSRKVYQIKIPII, encoded by the coding sequence ATGAGCAAAACACTTGCACGCCTTTTATCATTAGTCTCTTTTTTAGCAATTGCTTTTTTATTTACGAATGCTATGGGTATTTCCAACATTCAACTTATAAAAAATGTTAGCGATAAATATGAAATAAGAGCCGTTAAAATACCTACTTATTTAGAATTAGCTAGTGAAAGAGTTCCTATAGAGCGAGCAAATATTAAGGAACGTATAGATCGGGAATTACTCGTAAATACCTATTGGCAATCAAATGGATTGCTAATGATAAAACGCTCTTATAAATATTTTCCTATTATTGAACCTTTATTAGCAAAGTATGGATTGCCAGATGATTTCAAGTATTTATGCGTAGCAGAAAGTGGTTTACAAAACAACAGATCTCCTGCTGGTGCCGCTGGCTTCTGGCATTTTTTAAAGCAAACAGGAAGAGAGTACGGTTTGGAAGTTAATAAAAATGTTGACGAACGCTACCATTTAGAAAAAGCTACCAAAGTAGCTGCGGCATATTTAAAAAGAGCAAAAGAAAAATTTGGTTCTTGGACATTGGCAGCAGCGGCATATAATGCAGGTAGTGGGCGTATTTCTCAACGTTTAAAAGAACAAAAGGTTAATGATTATTATGATTTATTATTAAATGACGAAACTTCTCGCTATGTTTTTAGAATACTGGCTTTAAAAGAAATTTTAACCAACCCTGAAAAATATGGCTTTGTTTACGATCAAGAAGACTTGTATCGTCCTACTAAAACCTATACGGTTAAAATTGATACTGCTATTACAGATATTGCTTCTTTTGCTAATAAGTTTGGCGTTACATATAAGCAATTAAAATTAGTGAACCCCTGGTTACGAGAAACCAAGTTAAATAATAAATCGAGAAAAGTATATCAAATTAAAATTCCTATTATATAA
- a CDS encoding alpha/beta hydrolase family protein: MNNSNKIPVYCVPGLAANSKIFEFISLPKDTFEMYYLEWLIPLHIEETLSDYALRMCALIQHENPILIGVSFGGILVQEMSKLIKTQKVIIISSIKNNQEFPKQLKLIKSTGAYKLFPTKIVAHIEDYEKYFLGGFLKKRAEMYKIYLSVRDPLYLHWSIYNVLHWNQKESLPNIIHIHGTNDHVFPLKYINNAIEIEKGTHAMILIKAKNISKIIQEALTC; encoded by the coding sequence ATGAATAACTCCAATAAAATTCCAGTTTATTGCGTTCCTGGTTTAGCAGCCAATTCAAAAATTTTTGAATTTATTTCTTTACCTAAAGATACATTTGAAATGTATTATTTAGAATGGCTCATTCCGTTACATATAGAAGAAACTCTCAGTGATTATGCGCTACGCATGTGCGCGCTTATTCAACATGAAAACCCTATTTTGATAGGAGTTTCTTTTGGAGGAATTTTAGTGCAAGAAATGAGTAAACTTATAAAAACTCAAAAAGTCATTATTATTTCTAGCATAAAGAATAATCAAGAATTCCCTAAACAATTAAAACTTATAAAATCTACAGGAGCTTATAAATTATTCCCCACTAAAATAGTAGCACATATAGAAGATTATGAAAAATATTTTTTGGGTGGTTTTTTAAAAAAGAGAGCTGAAATGTATAAAATTTACCTTTCTGTTAGAGATCCTCTTTATTTACATTGGTCTATTTACAATGTGCTACATTGGAATCAGAAAGAATCCTTGCCCAACATCATACATATTCACGGAACAAACGATCATGTTTTCCCTTTAAAATATATTAATAATGCTATAGAAATAGAAAAAGGAACCCATGCTATGATTTTAATAAAAGCCAAAAACATTTCTAAAATTATTCAAGAGGCTTTAACTTGTTAA